One segment of Rhodopirellula baltica SH 1 DNA contains the following:
- a CDS encoding WD40 repeat domain-containing protein: MTPACIKPLYLKTISCLLLGIVFNSPIPVKAQHDFDSDIDELLSEVNSLLLNREYAELNELIAKTREQSAYSINGTPLLTAIYEHLGSPIRTTRQTVVSINDRKQVLDAWISSEPSVGAYVAMADCMFTLAFEHRGGGFASTIPPARLVPMHEALEQAEAALDQAEAYAADRDIADAGIPLYRMRVGLLTGTDRETMQQYLNESAKIDPWLQPPIRAMCQYLQPRWYGEEGDLLAFAENWSDEMASQTGDYSYAMVAWGAFNSRDVTHFSEDGFQWPRMKRGVLQWLEQVPDSPMRLGGIAHFAHLAGDRETAQAMIERLEGRWTTGTFPDFASHERTVRWAFDTDSIGDSLLVAELGPKRTTRVSVLNEGKQFIAFNRQRKATEIIAYDTETGDESYRRSVWPERLTFVSDQPVGDLIDIGMQIRGRTTVLRGDPETAEFVIIGQSDGYIQSLTATEDGKVVAMSDSGGNIKFWLIEDAPIPHEWKDALPNGTSSVALSPNGDRIFAGCDQSLRMWSTESRELVHTFETITPRNHSVDWSSDGKILAAAGAGNKIELWNAEDFSKLGVIELSAEFITSIEISPDGKRLVAGTWSSSVPTKPGQVILCDIKRQQVLKTLHGHRMNVHEVTFTPDGRKILSASDDGSVRVWDALQN; the protein is encoded by the coding sequence ATGACGCCTGCTTGCATCAAGCCGCTCTACCTGAAAACGATCAGTTGTCTGTTGCTGGGAATCGTTTTTAATTCCCCCATTCCGGTGAAAGCGCAACACGATTTCGACTCGGACATTGATGAACTCCTTTCCGAAGTCAATTCGCTTCTTCTGAACCGCGAATACGCGGAGCTGAACGAACTCATCGCCAAAACGCGAGAACAGAGCGCCTACTCCATCAATGGTACGCCGCTCCTCACCGCCATCTACGAGCATCTAGGATCGCCAATCCGAACCACACGCCAAACGGTTGTTTCGATCAATGATCGGAAACAAGTCCTGGATGCCTGGATTTCGTCCGAGCCATCTGTCGGTGCCTACGTTGCCATGGCTGACTGCATGTTCACGCTGGCCTTTGAACATCGCGGAGGCGGGTTTGCTTCCACCATCCCGCCTGCGAGGTTGGTCCCCATGCACGAAGCTCTGGAACAGGCGGAAGCAGCGCTGGACCAAGCCGAAGCGTACGCGGCTGACAGGGACATTGCTGATGCCGGGATTCCGCTCTACCGCATGCGAGTTGGATTGCTGACCGGTACCGATCGCGAAACGATGCAACAGTACCTTAATGAATCCGCCAAAATTGATCCTTGGCTTCAGCCTCCGATCCGTGCCATGTGCCAATACTTGCAACCGCGTTGGTACGGCGAAGAAGGAGACTTGCTTGCGTTCGCAGAGAACTGGTCAGATGAAATGGCATCGCAGACCGGTGACTATTCCTACGCCATGGTTGCTTGGGGGGCTTTCAATTCCAGAGACGTGACGCATTTCTCGGAAGACGGGTTTCAATGGCCACGAATGAAACGTGGCGTCCTTCAGTGGCTCGAACAGGTGCCTGATTCACCGATGCGTTTGGGAGGCATAGCACACTTCGCTCACCTCGCGGGCGATCGCGAAACAGCGCAAGCAATGATCGAACGACTGGAGGGGCGTTGGACCACCGGAACGTTTCCAGACTTTGCGAGCCATGAACGAACCGTGCGTTGGGCCTTCGACACCGACTCCATCGGGGATTCACTACTCGTTGCCGAGCTCGGTCCCAAAAGGACTACCCGGGTGAGTGTGCTGAATGAAGGAAAGCAATTCATCGCTTTCAATCGGCAACGCAAAGCGACGGAGATCATTGCCTACGACACCGAGACAGGTGATGAATCCTATCGCAGGTCCGTCTGGCCAGAACGGCTGACCTTCGTCTCGGATCAACCAGTCGGGGATCTAATCGACATCGGAATGCAAATTCGCGGTCGCACCACCGTCCTACGCGGTGATCCAGAAACAGCGGAGTTTGTCATCATTGGACAAAGCGATGGCTACATCCAAAGCCTGACAGCGACCGAGGATGGAAAGGTGGTTGCCATGTCGGACAGCGGTGGAAACATCAAGTTTTGGCTCATTGAAGACGCACCGATTCCGCACGAATGGAAAGACGCTCTTCCCAATGGAACATCCAGCGTAGCCCTCTCGCCAAACGGCGACCGGATCTTCGCAGGTTGCGACCAATCGCTTCGCATGTGGAGCACGGAATCACGCGAACTTGTCCATACATTCGAGACAATCACGCCAAGAAACCACAGCGTTGACTGGTCTTCCGATGGCAAGATTCTGGCTGCCGCCGGCGCTGGGAACAAGATCGAACTTTGGAATGCGGAGGACTTTTCAAAGCTCGGTGTAATCGAACTGTCAGCGGAATTCATCACGTCCATCGAAATCTCTCCGGATGGCAAACGATTGGTCGCCGGCACGTGGTCGTCCAGCGTTCCCACGAAACCCGGCCAGGTCATCCTGTGCGACATCAAGAGACAGCAAGTTCTCAAAACATTGCACGGACATCGCATGAACGTCCACGAAGTCACCTTCACTCCGGACGGTAGAAAAATTCTCTCCGCCAGCGATGACGGCAGCGTCCGAGTCTGGGACGCATTGCAAAACTGA